A genomic window from Pelagicoccus albus includes:
- a CDS encoding YhbY family RNA-binding protein — protein MNLLSSKEKSELRGYAQRLKPALHVGKKGLADSVVLELKKAFEKEELIKIAFKADRDEMDALTAEVERLTDSQCVGGVGKKRSFYRKLEVDSDEF, from the coding sequence ATGAATTTGCTTAGCAGCAAGGAAAAATCGGAACTAAGGGGATACGCCCAAAGGCTCAAACCAGCCCTGCACGTTGGAAAGAAGGGTTTGGCGGATTCGGTTGTCTTGGAGCTCAAGAAAGCCTTCGAAAAAGAAGAACTCATCAAAATCGCGTTTAAGGCGGATCGTGACGAAATGGACGCCCTCACGGCGGAAGTTGAGAGATTGACCGATAGCCAGTGCGTGGGGGGAGTCGGCAAGAAGCGTAGCTTTTACCGCAAACTCGAAGTCGATTCTGACGAATTTTGA
- a CDS encoding response regulator has protein sequence MDEQRFSLESDSKVDAGKKPVRLLVVDDNPNNLLITSKLSQYLGYDAETTNNGVDALSLLKDKPFDIVLMDVRMAPMNGIEAAQKIRSGEAGDHNAKAYIIAVTAHALQGDKEKCLSSGMDDYLSKPLTLDRLQDSLNRARSRLSLD, from the coding sequence ATGGATGAGCAGCGGTTCAGTTTAGAAAGCGATTCAAAAGTGGATGCAGGGAAGAAGCCTGTTCGACTCCTCGTCGTAGACGACAATCCGAACAATTTGCTAATCACGTCCAAGTTGTCCCAGTACCTTGGATACGATGCGGAAACGACCAACAACGGGGTAGATGCTTTGTCTTTGCTAAAGGACAAGCCTTTCGACATCGTTTTGATGGATGTGAGAATGGCGCCCATGAATGGTATCGAGGCTGCCCAGAAGATCAGATCTGGTGAAGCGGGAGACCACAATGCGAAGGCGTACATAATCGCCGTTACGGCCCACGCTTTGCAGGGAGATAAGGAGAAGTGCCTTTCTTCTGGTATGGATGACTATCTCTCCAAACCACTGACCCTCGATCGTTTGCAGGATAGTCTGAACCGTGCCCGTTCCCGACTATCTCTCGATTGA